In Rhodothermus marinus DSM 4252, a single genomic region encodes these proteins:
- a CDS encoding DUF2795 domain-containing protein, translating into MAYWTLELASYLEDAPWPATRDELIDYAERTGAPIEVIENLKELEDDGEPYESIEEIWPDYPTADDDFYYEEE; encoded by the coding sequence ATGGCGTACTGGACGCTTGAGCTGGCCTCCTATCTGGAGGACGCACCCTGGCCGGCCACCCGTGATGAACTGATCGACTACGCCGAGCGTACGGGTGCGCCGATCGAGGTGATCGAGAACCTCAAGGAGCTGGAGGACGACGGGGAGCCCTACGAGAGCATCGAAGAAATATGGCCGGACTATCCCACGGCCGACGACGACTTCTACTACGAGGAAGAGTAA
- a CDS encoding O-acetyl-ADP-ribose deacetylase, with product MRVQQGDFTLEIVQGDITKQPDMEAIVNAANAQLMPGGGVAGAIHRAAGPELAEACRPLAPIRPGQAVITPGFRLPNRYVIHVLGPVYGRDVPSDRILAEAYRNALKLADEHGIRSVAFPAISTGVFGYPMEEAAEVALKTVLEAAPKLRHVRHVRFVLFDERARRIHEEVLARLQATPES from the coding sequence ATGCGGGTGCAGCAGGGTGATTTTACGCTGGAGATCGTCCAGGGCGACATCACGAAGCAGCCCGACATGGAGGCCATCGTCAATGCGGCCAATGCGCAGCTCATGCCGGGCGGGGGCGTGGCCGGAGCCATCCACCGGGCGGCCGGACCCGAACTGGCCGAAGCCTGTCGGCCGCTGGCGCCGATCCGTCCGGGTCAGGCCGTGATCACGCCCGGCTTTCGGCTGCCCAACCGGTACGTGATTCACGTGCTGGGACCGGTTTACGGGCGCGATGTGCCCTCGGACCGGATCCTGGCCGAAGCCTATCGCAATGCCCTGAAACTGGCCGACGAGCATGGCATCCGCTCGGTGGCGTTTCCGGCGATTTCCACCGGCGTGTTCGGCTACCCGATGGAAGAGGCTGCGGAAGTGGCGCTGAAAACCGTGCTTGAAGCGGCGCCGAAGCTCAGGCACGTGCGCCACGTGCGGTTCGTGCTCTTCGACGAACGCGCCCGCAGGATCCACGAAGAGGTGCTGGCCCGCCTTCAAGCTACCCCCGAGTCGTGA
- the fabF gene encoding beta-ketoacyl-ACP synthase II, producing the protein MQPTHMVRPRRVVVTGLGAITPIGLSPQEFWDAMMRGESGAGPITRFDASCLETRFACELKGFDPLNYMDRKLARRLDPYAQYALAAARQALSDAGIDTSTLSDEARERFGVVFGSGIGGLRLFEEQTALYLREGPRRLSPFFVPMMISNMAAGLIAIEHDLRGPNYSVVSACATGNHALIDATMLLRHGHADVVLCGGSEAPITPLGIGGFNAMKALSTRNDDPKTASRPFDKNRDGFVVGEGAGALVLETLEHALARGARIYAELIGFGMSDDAYHFAAPEPTGRGARQSMLHALQDAGIAPEEVDYINMHATSTPVGDPIESEAIKGVFGEHAYRLSCSATKSMTGHLLGAAGAVEAVATVLAIWHQTVPPTINVEELDPACDLDYTLHKPRQREIRVALSNGFGFGGHNATVAFRRYEE; encoded by the coding sequence ATGCAGCCGACTCACATGGTCAGGCCCCGACGGGTGGTCGTCACCGGACTGGGCGCCATCACGCCGATCGGGCTTTCCCCGCAGGAATTCTGGGATGCCATGATGCGCGGTGAAAGCGGTGCCGGGCCGATCACCCGCTTCGACGCTTCCTGCCTGGAGACGCGCTTTGCCTGCGAGCTGAAAGGGTTCGACCCGCTCAATTACATGGATCGCAAGCTGGCCCGCCGGCTGGATCCGTACGCCCAGTATGCGCTGGCGGCCGCCCGGCAGGCGCTCAGCGATGCGGGGATCGACACGAGCACGCTCTCGGACGAAGCGCGCGAGCGCTTCGGGGTGGTCTTCGGCAGCGGCATCGGCGGGCTGCGCCTTTTCGAAGAACAGACGGCACTGTACCTGCGCGAGGGGCCGCGCCGGCTTTCGCCGTTCTTCGTGCCCATGATGATCTCGAACATGGCGGCCGGATTGATCGCCATCGAGCACGACCTGCGCGGTCCGAACTACTCGGTGGTGTCGGCCTGCGCCACCGGCAACCACGCGCTGATCGACGCCACGATGCTGCTGCGGCACGGCCATGCCGATGTGGTACTCTGTGGCGGTAGCGAGGCGCCCATCACGCCGCTGGGCATCGGCGGCTTCAATGCCATGAAGGCGCTTTCCACGCGCAACGACGATCCCAAGACGGCCAGCCGCCCCTTCGACAAGAACCGGGACGGCTTCGTGGTGGGCGAAGGGGCCGGCGCCCTTGTGCTGGAGACGCTGGAGCATGCGCTGGCGCGCGGCGCCCGCATCTACGCCGAGTTGATCGGCTTCGGGATGTCGGACGACGCCTATCACTTTGCCGCGCCGGAGCCTACCGGCCGGGGTGCCCGCCAGTCGATGCTGCATGCGCTTCAGGATGCCGGCATTGCGCCGGAAGAAGTGGATTACATCAACATGCACGCGACCTCGACCCCGGTAGGCGATCCGATCGAGTCGGAGGCCATCAAGGGCGTGTTTGGCGAGCATGCCTATCGGCTGAGCTGCTCGGCCACCAAGAGCATGACGGGGCACCTGCTGGGCGCGGCCGGGGCCGTCGAGGCGGTCGCGACGGTGCTGGCCATCTGGCACCAGACCGTCCCGCCCACGATCAACGTCGAGGAGCTGGACCCGGCCTGCGATCTGGACTACACGCTGCACAAGCCGCGCCAGCGTGAGATTCGCGTGGCGCTTTCCAACGGGTTCGGTTTCGGCGGCCACAACGCCACGGTAGCCTTCCGGCGCTATGAAGAATGA
- the fmt gene encoding methionyl-tRNA formyltransferase: MKNEHAKQQEAASPLRIVFMGTPEFAVPSLERLVEAGYRPVAVVTGPDRPRGRGQRVQPTPVKEAALRLGLSPILQPESVRDPAFAEAIAELRPDVIVVVAFKILPPEVYTQARLGAFNLHASLLPRYRGAAPIHRAIMAGETETGVTTFFLRPEVDTGEIILQKRTPIGPEETAGELHDRLMHLGAEAVLETVRLIERGEAHPRPQDDTQATLAPKLTREEARVPWDRPAQVVHNHIRGLSPHPGAWTMHGDRLLKLYRSRLAEGEGPPGTVLEADDRLVVACGEGAVEILELQQEGRRVLPADAFLRGYPLRPGDRLS, translated from the coding sequence ATGAAGAATGAGCACGCGAAGCAGCAGGAGGCCGCGTCTCCGCTGCGCATCGTCTTCATGGGCACCCCGGAGTTTGCCGTACCCTCGCTGGAGCGACTGGTCGAGGCCGGTTACCGTCCGGTGGCGGTAGTGACCGGCCCCGATCGCCCGCGCGGACGCGGCCAGCGCGTGCAGCCCACCCCCGTCAAAGAAGCGGCGCTGCGTCTGGGGCTGTCGCCCATCCTGCAACCGGAGTCTGTGCGCGATCCGGCCTTTGCCGAGGCCATCGCCGAGCTGCGGCCGGACGTCATCGTGGTGGTGGCCTTCAAGATCCTGCCGCCCGAGGTGTACACGCAGGCGCGGCTGGGCGCCTTCAACCTGCACGCCTCGCTTTTGCCCCGCTATCGGGGCGCGGCACCCATTCACCGGGCCATCATGGCCGGCGAGACGGAGACCGGCGTCACCACGTTCTTTCTGCGCCCCGAGGTGGACACCGGCGAAATCATCCTGCAGAAGCGTACGCCGATCGGTCCCGAGGAGACGGCCGGCGAACTGCACGATCGGCTCATGCATCTGGGCGCCGAGGCCGTGCTCGAAACCGTCCGGCTGATCGAGCGGGGCGAGGCGCATCCCCGGCCCCAGGACGACACCCAGGCCACGCTGGCCCCCAAGCTCACCCGCGAGGAGGCGCGTGTGCCCTGGGATCGTCCGGCTCAGGTGGTCCACAACCACATCCGGGGCCTCTCGCCGCACCCCGGCGCCTGGACGATGCACGGCGACCGCCTGCTCAAGCTCTACCGCTCGCGCCTGGCTGAAGGCGAAGGGCCTCCGGGCACCGTGCTGGAGGCCGACGACCGGCTGGTGGTGGCCTGCGGCGAGGGCGCCGTGGAGATTCTGGAACTGCAGCAGGAAGGGCGCCGCGTGCTTCCGGCCGATGCGTTCCTGCGCGGCTATCCGCTCCGCCCCGGCGATCGGCTGAGCTGA
- a CDS encoding AAA family ATPase yields the protein MPSFDLARVNARIEADGAFLDDLRAEVGRVIVGQRYLIDRLLIGLLCGGHVLLEGVPGLAKTLTVSTLARALGVQFQRIQFTPDLLPADLLGTLYFNQKDGTFSIRKGPIFANLILADEINRAPAKVQSALLESMQERQVTLGDTTFRLPEPFLVLATQNPIEQEGTYPLPEAQLDRFMLKLHVDYPSRDEELAIMRRMARTDALPEVRTVATGDDVLRARQALNELYVDERVEQYIVDLVVATRTPEAYGLAELRPYLEFGASPRATIYLNLAARAHAFLEHRPYVTPDDVRAVAPDVLRHRLVLSYEAEAEAVTSDTLVERLLAHIPVP from the coding sequence ATGCCTTCGTTCGACCTGGCGCGTGTCAATGCCCGCATCGAAGCGGACGGTGCCTTTCTGGACGACCTGCGGGCCGAAGTGGGCCGCGTGATCGTCGGCCAGCGCTACCTGATCGACCGCCTGCTGATCGGCCTGCTCTGCGGCGGGCACGTCCTGCTGGAAGGCGTGCCGGGTCTGGCCAAGACGCTGACAGTCAGCACACTGGCCCGCGCGCTGGGCGTGCAGTTTCAGCGCATTCAGTTCACGCCTGACTTGCTTCCGGCCGATCTGCTGGGAACGCTCTATTTCAACCAGAAAGACGGAACGTTTTCCATCCGAAAAGGACCGATTTTCGCGAACCTGATCCTGGCCGACGAGATCAACCGGGCCCCGGCCAAGGTGCAGAGCGCCCTGCTCGAAAGCATGCAGGAACGCCAGGTGACGCTGGGCGACACGACCTTCCGCCTGCCCGAGCCGTTTCTGGTGCTGGCCACCCAGAATCCGATCGAACAGGAAGGCACCTATCCGTTGCCCGAGGCCCAGCTCGACCGCTTCATGCTCAAGCTTCACGTCGATTACCCTTCGCGCGACGAAGAGCTGGCCATCATGCGGCGCATGGCGCGCACGGACGCGTTGCCCGAGGTGCGTACGGTCGCCACGGGTGACGACGTGCTGCGGGCCCGCCAGGCGCTCAACGAGCTGTACGTGGACGAACGCGTCGAGCAGTACATCGTGGACCTGGTGGTGGCCACGCGCACGCCCGAGGCGTACGGTCTGGCCGAACTGCGGCCCTACCTTGAGTTTGGCGCTTCGCCCCGCGCCACGATCTACCTGAACCTGGCCGCACGGGCCCATGCGTTTCTGGAGCACCGGCCCTACGTAACCCCCGACGACGTGCGCGCCGTGGCGCCCGACGTGCTCCGCCATCGCCTGGTGCTCAGCTACGAAGCCGAAGCGGAAGCCGTCACCAGCGACACGCTGGTCGAGCGCCTGCTGGCTCATATTCCCGTACCCTGA
- the ggt gene encoding gamma-glutamyltransferase, whose protein sequence is MKGTGNVSIWLILLLMWIPLSHGRAQVFGHGGGDRLVGAPFATRSPVLARHGMAATSQPLATQVALDILKKGGSAVDAAIAANAVLGLMEPTGCGIGGDLFAIVWDPETRRLYGLNASGRSPQGLSFETMVAEARRLQPPEPGEPPTIPLWGVLPVTVPGAVDGWFELHARFGRLPMREVLAPAIRYAREGFPVSQVIAYYWAQNLERFQENRHLIPEFDNALRTFFPGGRAPREGEIFRNPDLARTYELLAEQGREAFYRGVIAETIDAYMRRIGGYLRKEDLAAHRSEWVEPVSVNYRGYDVYELPPNGQGIAVLQMLNILEGFDLKAMGWGSADYLHVMAEAKRLAFEDRARFYADPDFYQIPLERLLSREYAAERRRLIRMDTVMAEVGPGLDEPLPDGDTIYLTVADSSGMMVSLIQSNYTGMGSGLVPDGLGFMLQDRGALFALVPGHPNAYAPGKRPFHTIIPGFVMKDGEPWLSFGVMGGDMQPQGHVQVLTNMIDFGMNVQEAGDAARWRHIGGRTPLGTSEGAGVLLLESGFDPAVVQELERRGHRVRFTRGAFGGYQAILRDSLGVYHGASEMRKDGQAAGY, encoded by the coding sequence ATGAAAGGCACCGGTAACGTCTCGATCTGGCTGATTCTGCTGCTCATGTGGATTCCGCTTTCGCATGGCCGGGCCCAGGTGTTCGGGCACGGCGGCGGCGACCGGCTCGTCGGCGCGCCGTTTGCCACCCGGAGCCCGGTGCTGGCCCGCCACGGCATGGCCGCCACCAGCCAGCCGCTGGCCACGCAGGTGGCCCTGGACATTCTGAAAAAAGGCGGATCGGCCGTCGATGCGGCCATCGCCGCCAATGCCGTGCTGGGACTGATGGAACCCACGGGCTGTGGCATCGGCGGCGACCTGTTCGCCATCGTATGGGATCCGGAAACGCGGCGGCTCTACGGGCTGAACGCCAGCGGCCGCTCGCCGCAGGGACTCTCGTTCGAAACCATGGTGGCCGAGGCCCGACGCCTGCAGCCTCCGGAGCCCGGCGAGCCGCCCACGATCCCGCTCTGGGGCGTGCTGCCGGTCACGGTGCCCGGCGCGGTGGATGGCTGGTTCGAGCTGCACGCCCGCTTCGGCCGCCTGCCCATGCGCGAGGTGCTGGCCCCGGCCATTCGCTACGCCCGCGAGGGCTTTCCCGTCTCGCAGGTGATCGCCTACTACTGGGCGCAGAACCTGGAGCGGTTTCAGGAAAACCGGCATCTGATCCCCGAATTCGACAACGCACTCCGCACGTTCTTCCCCGGCGGCCGGGCCCCTCGCGAGGGCGAAATCTTTCGCAACCCGGATCTGGCCCGCACCTACGAACTGCTGGCCGAACAGGGCCGGGAGGCCTTCTACCGGGGCGTGATCGCCGAGACGATCGACGCCTACATGCGCCGCATCGGGGGCTATCTGCGCAAGGAAGACCTGGCCGCCCACCGGAGCGAATGGGTCGAGCCCGTCTCGGTCAACTATCGCGGCTACGACGTCTACGAGCTGCCGCCCAACGGCCAGGGGATCGCCGTGCTCCAGATGCTCAACATTCTGGAAGGGTTTGACCTGAAGGCCATGGGCTGGGGCAGCGCCGACTACCTGCACGTCATGGCCGAGGCCAAGCGGCTGGCCTTCGAGGATCGCGCCCGCTTCTATGCGGACCCGGACTTCTATCAGATCCCGCTGGAGCGGCTGCTCTCCAGAGAATATGCGGCCGAGCGTCGCCGCCTGATCCGCATGGATACGGTAATGGCCGAAGTGGGACCGGGCCTGGACGAGCCGCTGCCGGACGGCGACACGATCTATCTGACCGTGGCCGACTCGTCGGGTATGATGGTCTCGCTCATCCAGAGCAACTACACGGGCATGGGGAGCGGCCTGGTGCCCGACGGGCTGGGCTTCATGCTGCAGGATCGCGGGGCGCTCTTCGCGCTGGTACCCGGCCATCCCAACGCCTACGCGCCCGGCAAGCGTCCTTTCCATACGATCATTCCGGGCTTCGTGATGAAAGACGGCGAGCCCTGGCTCAGCTTCGGCGTGATGGGCGGCGACATGCAGCCGCAGGGACATGTGCAGGTGCTCACGAACATGATCGATTTCGGCATGAACGTGCAGGAGGCGGGCGATGCGGCCCGTTGGCGGCACATCGGCGGCCGCACGCCGCTGGGCACGAGCGAAGGGGCGGGCGTGCTGCTGCTCGAAAGCGGCTTCGATCCGGCCGTCGTGCAGGAGCTGGAGCGCCGCGGCCATCGCGTCCGGTTCACGCGCGGGGCGTTCGGCGGCTACCAGGCCATTCTGCGCGATTCGCTGGGCGTCTATCACGGAGCTTCGGAAATGCGCAAGGATGGACAGGCCGCAGGCTACTGA
- the hprK gene encoding HPr(Ser) kinase/phosphatase, giving the protein MPYQPNRVYRKESITVAFMVEQLQKAVGLPVERVNQVDDTLRLVVESELNRPGLVLAGYTELFTYQRVQILGNTENRYLRHLPPDQRRRAFQNLLQFPIPCIFLTDNNELDPELVQMATEAGVPVYRTPVPSTRFMALLRDFLNDQFAPQMTVHGSLVDVYGIGLLLIGKPGIGKSEVALDLVERGHRLVADDVVIVTRKEETVLMGTGTDLVQHFMEVRGLGLIDVRAMFGVRAIRFQKRIEVVVKMELWDPEEEYTRLGMVEDTYRLLDVELPMVKVPITPGKNITVLCEVIAMNHLLRHYGYDPAEVFAQRLSERIRQKASSVPLRGTEYFEQDYE; this is encoded by the coding sequence ATGCCCTACCAGCCCAACCGCGTCTATCGCAAAGAGTCGATCACGGTCGCCTTCATGGTCGAGCAGCTCCAGAAGGCGGTCGGCCTTCCCGTGGAGCGCGTCAACCAGGTGGACGATACGCTGCGCCTGGTGGTCGAAAGCGAACTGAACCGTCCCGGCCTGGTGCTGGCCGGCTACACCGAGCTGTTCACCTACCAGCGCGTTCAGATTCTGGGCAACACCGAAAACCGCTACTTGCGCCATCTGCCGCCGGACCAGCGCCGCCGGGCCTTCCAGAATCTGCTGCAGTTCCCCATCCCCTGCATTTTCCTGACCGACAACAACGAACTGGATCCCGAGCTGGTCCAGATGGCCACCGAGGCCGGCGTTCCGGTCTATCGCACGCCGGTGCCCTCGACGCGCTTCATGGCGCTGCTGCGCGACTTTCTCAACGACCAGTTCGCCCCCCAGATGACCGTCCACGGCTCGCTGGTGGACGTCTACGGCATCGGGCTGCTGCTGATCGGCAAGCCGGGCATCGGCAAAAGCGAGGTGGCGCTCGACCTGGTCGAACGCGGCCATCGCCTGGTGGCCGACGACGTGGTGATCGTCACGCGCAAGGAAGAGACCGTGCTCATGGGCACGGGTACCGACCTGGTGCAGCACTTCATGGAAGTGCGTGGCCTGGGCCTGATCGACGTCCGGGCCATGTTCGGCGTGCGCGCCATCCGCTTTCAGAAGCGTATCGAAGTGGTCGTGAAAATGGAGCTGTGGGACCCCGAAGAGGAGTACACCCGCCTGGGGATGGTCGAGGACACCTACCGGCTGCTCGATGTGGAGCTGCCCATGGTGAAGGTACCCATCACGCCCGGCAAAAACATCACGGTGCTCTGCGAGGTCATCGCCATGAACCATCTGCTGCGGCACTACGGATACGACCCGGCCGAAGTCTTCGCGCAGCGCCTGAGCGAGCGGATTCGCCAGAAGGCTTCCTCGGTGCCCCTGCGGGGTACCGAATATTTTGAGCAGGATTACGAATGA
- a CDS encoding M23 family metallopeptidase: protein MPKNRYYYFDHTTCSFVEVRPHPLRRLLVLASLVVFLLGAGGFIFWYYTGRLATPRELALEAENEALRAQLSRLSKKLDQFSARLNELAAHDQSLYRTLLDAEPISEDVWQVGVGGTDTYAEFDRFSKPTATLLRETAQKLDALERRIALQNASYRELVKLAEAREAWRRQMPALLPADGVIVSGFGMRLHPILRVRKMHEGIDILLPYGSPVYAPGDGIVRKTGRSAGYGLYIILEHPATGYRTLYGHLSKVLVRRGQKVQRGDQIALSGNSGRSTGPHLHYEVRDSRGRALNPLQFVAPSMTPHQYQQLLEAAENSRISLD from the coding sequence ATGCCGAAGAACCGGTATTACTATTTCGACCACACTACGTGTTCGTTCGTAGAGGTTCGTCCGCATCCTCTGCGGCGTCTGCTGGTGCTTGCCAGCCTGGTGGTCTTTCTGCTTGGAGCCGGTGGATTCATCTTCTGGTACTACACGGGTCGGCTGGCCACCCCGCGCGAACTGGCCCTGGAGGCTGAAAACGAAGCCCTGCGGGCGCAGTTGAGCCGCCTGAGCAAGAAACTGGATCAATTCTCGGCCCGGCTGAACGAACTGGCGGCGCACGACCAGTCGCTGTATCGCACGCTGCTGGACGCCGAGCCGATCTCGGAAGACGTCTGGCAGGTGGGTGTGGGCGGCACCGACACCTATGCCGAGTTCGACCGCTTCAGCAAACCGACGGCCACGCTGCTGCGGGAAACCGCCCAGAAGCTGGACGCCCTGGAGCGCAGAATTGCCCTGCAGAACGCCAGCTACCGGGAGCTCGTGAAACTGGCCGAGGCGCGAGAAGCCTGGCGTCGGCAGATGCCGGCGCTGCTTCCGGCCGATGGCGTGATCGTATCGGGCTTTGGAATGCGCCTGCATCCCATCCTGCGCGTGCGCAAAATGCACGAGGGGATCGACATCCTGCTTCCCTACGGCTCGCCCGTCTATGCGCCGGGCGACGGCATCGTGCGCAAAACCGGCCGTAGTGCCGGCTATGGTCTCTACATCATCCTGGAACATCCGGCCACCGGCTACCGGACGCTCTACGGGCATCTGTCCAAAGTGCTGGTCCGTCGTGGTCAGAAGGTACAGCGGGGCGACCAGATTGCCCTCAGCGGCAACTCGGGCCGCTCGACCGGCCCCCACCTGCATTACGAGGTGCGCGACAGCCGAGGCCGCGCCCTGAACCCCCTGCAGTTCGTAGCCCCCAGCATGACCCCCCACCAGTATCAGCAGCTGCTTGAGGCCGCCGAAAACTCCAGAATTTCGCTGGACTGA
- a CDS encoding galactokinase, translating to MDLPPANGTNSHLLRTYREALARLEAEAPPAPEEHRARCQALLQRLRPADTEAARTAFVHGTPGLLAAHTHYFDGFALLLAAPHGTAVSVRPAREQTSRLLFPPDETPWTLPLDASVPPDWPLEVVLAFSVLRHCCPEQAFDMAVFSSVPPFAREMRLASLAVALTHALQPAADRSDAQLRTLADVIERCTGFPFSVAYLLAASVARPGTFVLIDAATLEHLELEAPPSDVLRWLLIDAGCTLLPPPDHHRRQRDLAHQIVEILQRRGFRELTSLRELAYRDLSRAQALLPRRLHPVLRYLVSENHRVHHMVVAIRQQDWQKLGSLLLMSHAALRYDWQASCAEADLIVEVAEAMSVEGIFGASMNGYGNGVLVAGRPFQLPVYLERLQQTFETHFGRTPEAHLI from the coding sequence ATGGACCTTCCCCCTGCCAACGGCACCAACAGTCACCTGCTGCGCACCTATCGGGAAGCGCTCGCCCGCCTGGAGGCCGAAGCTCCCCCTGCGCCGGAGGAGCACAGGGCGCGATGTCAGGCCCTGCTGCAGCGGCTGCGTCCGGCCGACACCGAAGCCGCACGCACGGCCTTCGTGCACGGCACGCCGGGACTGCTGGCCGCGCATACGCATTACTTCGATGGTTTTGCCCTGCTGCTGGCCGCACCGCACGGAACGGCCGTGAGCGTGCGCCCGGCCCGCGAACAGACCAGTCGCCTGCTGTTTCCTCCAGACGAGACCCCCTGGACGCTCCCGCTCGACGCGTCCGTGCCGCCGGACTGGCCGCTCGAAGTGGTGCTGGCCTTTTCGGTGCTGCGCCACTGCTGTCCCGAGCAGGCCTTCGACATGGCGGTATTCAGTTCCGTGCCGCCGTTTGCCCGCGAGATGCGGCTGGCTTCACTGGCCGTCGCCCTGACGCACGCCCTGCAGCCCGCCGCCGATCGCTCGGACGCGCAACTCCGGACCCTGGCGGACGTCATCGAGCGCTGCACGGGCTTTCCCTTCAGCGTCGCCTACCTGCTGGCCGCTTCGGTGGCCCGACCCGGTACGTTCGTGCTGATCGACGCCGCCACGCTCGAACACCTCGAACTGGAAGCGCCCCCGTCGGACGTGCTGCGCTGGCTGCTGATCGACGCCGGCTGCACGCTGCTGCCGCCCCCCGACCACCACCGTCGGCAACGCGACCTGGCCCACCAGATCGTCGAGATTCTGCAGCGCCGGGGCTTTCGCGAGCTCACCTCCCTGCGCGAGCTGGCCTATCGCGACCTATCCCGCGCCCAGGCCCTGCTGCCCCGCCGGCTGCATCCGGTGCTTCGCTACCTGGTCTCCGAAAACCACCGGGTACACCACATGGTGGTAGCCATCCGGCAGCAGGACTGGCAGAAGCTGGGCTCGCTATTGCTCATGTCGCACGCGGCCCTGCGGTACGACTGGCAGGCTTCCTGCGCCGAGGCCGATCTGATCGTCGAGGTCGCCGAAGCGATGAGCGTGGAAGGCATCTTCGGCGCCAGCATGAACGGCTACGGCAACGGCGTGCTGGTAGCCGGACGTCCCTTTCAGCTGCCCGTCTATCTGGAACGCCTGCAGCAGACCTTCGAGACCCACTTTGGCCGCACGCCCGAGGCGCACCTGATCTGA